The following proteins are encoded in a genomic region of Fervidobacterium pennivorans DSM 9078:
- a CDS encoding 2,3-bisphosphoglycerate-independent phosphoglycerate mutase encodes MNFDKQEFVHELISPNASKIVLLVMDGIGDLPNEEGVTPLMKANTPNLDKLAQLSDLGQTIPVMHGITPGSGPGHLGLFGYDPIKYQIGRGILEALGEDIEVGELDVVARGNFATIDGDIVVDRRAGRPSTEESAKVVEKLNANIKEIEGVKVTFYPGKEHRFVLKLTGEGLSDNIEDADPQKEGKPIKYTTALSPEAEKTARIVNKLLEKIKEVLKDEPKMNFALVRGFSKYPKLPQFPEVYKLRAGAIAVYPMYKGLAKLVGMTIIPTGQTIEDEIETLKKEWNNYDFFFVHIKKTDSYGEDGKFDEKVHVIENVDKVIPEILALNPDVLVVTGDHSTPCAMKGHSFHPVPIMFFAKHTRRGLSKAFNEFECARGTIGTIHATDVMNLILAYSGRLEKFGA; translated from the coding sequence ATGAATTTTGACAAACAGGAGTTTGTTCATGAATTAATCTCGCCGAATGCTTCTAAGATTGTTCTGCTTGTTATGGATGGTATCGGTGATTTACCGAACGAAGAAGGTGTAACACCACTTATGAAAGCGAACACACCAAATTTAGACAAGCTTGCTCAGCTCAGTGACCTAGGTCAGACTATACCTGTTATGCACGGGATAACACCGGGTAGTGGACCAGGACACCTTGGACTTTTCGGATATGATCCCATCAAATACCAAATTGGTCGGGGTATTCTCGAAGCGTTGGGAGAAGATATAGAAGTTGGAGAGCTTGACGTTGTCGCAAGGGGTAATTTCGCAACAATAGATGGTGACATAGTTGTAGACAGAAGAGCGGGTAGGCCATCAACAGAAGAGAGTGCTAAGGTTGTAGAAAAACTGAATGCTAACATAAAGGAAATCGAAGGCGTGAAAGTGACCTTCTATCCTGGTAAAGAACATAGATTTGTCTTAAAGCTTACAGGAGAGGGATTATCCGATAACATTGAAGACGCAGACCCACAAAAAGAAGGGAAACCTATAAAATATACGACAGCTCTTTCGCCAGAAGCTGAAAAGACAGCAAGAATTGTAAATAAACTTCTTGAAAAAATCAAAGAAGTGCTCAAAGATGAACCTAAGATGAACTTTGCACTCGTTAGGGGGTTCTCAAAGTATCCTAAGCTTCCACAGTTTCCGGAAGTTTACAAACTTAGAGCCGGTGCAATAGCGGTTTATCCAATGTACAAAGGTCTTGCAAAACTCGTTGGAATGACCATTATCCCAACAGGTCAAACTATCGAAGACGAGATAGAGACACTAAAGAAAGAGTGGAATAATTACGATTTCTTCTTTGTTCACATAAAGAAAACGGATTCCTACGGTGAAGACGGTAAGTTCGACGAAAAAGTTCACGTTATTGAAAATGTTGATAAAGTTATCCCTGAAATCCTCGCACTGAACCCTGATGTACTTGTTGTAACTGGTGACCACTCAACACCATGTGCGATGAAGGGGCATTCGTTCCATCCAGTTCCGATAATGTTCTTTGCTAAACACACAAGAAGAGGACTTTCAAAAGCGTTTAACGAATTTGAATGTGCAAGGGGAACAATTGGTACAATCCATGCAACTGATGTTATGAACTTAATACTAGCATACTCAGGTAGGTTAGAAAAGTTTGGTGCGTAA
- a CDS encoding aminopeptidase, translated as MDKNLLVNYAQAILKVGVNLQNGQKLIVNASVDHKDFVRILVEQAYDLGAKEVLVVWNDTYITRQKLLKAPEDVITNVYNWEVEMAKSFLDDGAATISLVGSYADLLSDVPANRIGAATKARQIAFREIMERTMMNKNRWCVAGVPNPEWAKKVYGTEDITHLWKDILFMARIDESGYDKLLAHLERLKNRKDYLNNMKFEALRYEGPGTDLIVKLPKKHLWLSGIEHDVNGVPFLPNIPTEEVFTAPSKYGVNGKVSSSMPLVYQGNVIDNFWFEFKNGKVVDFGAAKGEDVLKELINTDEGASYLGEVALVDITSPIYQLNRIFYNTLYDENAASHFALGRAYPTCVEDFSGDPEKDGINMSLTHVDFMVGNDKMNVYGIKDGKEYLLMENGLWKI; from the coding sequence ATGGATAAGAACTTGTTGGTAAACTATGCACAGGCTATCTTAAAAGTAGGTGTGAACCTTCAAAACGGCCAGAAGCTTATTGTGAATGCTTCAGTAGACCACAAGGATTTTGTTAGGATTCTTGTAGAACAAGCTTACGACCTAGGTGCAAAGGAAGTACTTGTTGTTTGGAACGACACGTATATAACAAGGCAGAAACTTTTGAAAGCTCCCGAAGATGTTATTACAAATGTGTACAACTGGGAAGTTGAAATGGCAAAAAGTTTTCTAGACGATGGCGCAGCTACCATTTCACTTGTAGGCTCCTATGCGGATTTACTCTCAGATGTTCCAGCAAATAGGATAGGAGCTGCTACTAAGGCAAGGCAGATAGCATTTAGGGAAATAATGGAAAGAACAATGATGAATAAAAACAGATGGTGTGTAGCAGGTGTGCCGAATCCAGAATGGGCTAAGAAAGTTTACGGAACAGAAGACATAACTCATTTATGGAAAGACATCCTCTTTATGGCAAGGATAGACGAATCAGGGTATGACAAACTCCTTGCTCATTTGGAGAGACTAAAAAATCGAAAAGATTATCTCAACAATATGAAATTTGAAGCTTTAAGGTACGAAGGACCTGGCACAGATTTGATTGTAAAGCTTCCAAAGAAACATCTTTGGTTGAGTGGTATAGAACATGACGTGAATGGTGTGCCATTCCTTCCGAATATTCCAACAGAAGAAGTTTTCACTGCGCCATCGAAATACGGAGTCAATGGAAAGGTATCCAGTAGTATGCCTCTTGTTTACCAGGGCAACGTAATCGACAATTTCTGGTTTGAGTTTAAGAATGGTAAGGTGGTTGATTTTGGTGCGGCGAAGGGAGAAGATGTGTTAAAGGAACTCATTAACACAGATGAAGGAGCATCCTACTTAGGCGAGGTTGCTCTTGTTGACATAACCTCCCCAATTTATCAACTCAATAGGATATTCTACAATACGTTGTACGATGAAAACGCTGCCTCACACTTTGCTTTGGGTAGAGCCTATCCAACATGCGTTGAAGATTTCAGCGGCGATCCAGAGAAAGATGGTATAAATATGAGTCTTACACATGTGGATTTTATGGTTGGAAATGATAAGATGAATGTGTACGGAATCAAAGATGGAAAGGAATATCTGTTAATGGAGAACGGACTTTGGAAAATTTAG
- a CDS encoding SPFH domain-containing protein has product MYVVLIAIAFLLLIIAATGIRIVRPYERGLIERLGKFKKEVKSGLHFIVPFFDRMIKVDMREHVIDVPPQEVITKDNVVVVVDAVIYYEVTDAFKSVYNVSNFEFATIKLAQTNLRNVIGELELDQTLTSRESINTKLRTVLDEATDKWGIRITRVEIKKIDPPKDIMEAMSKQMKAERTKRAAILEAEGIRQSEILKAEGEKQAAILKAEGEAEAIKRVAEANKYRLIAEAEGQALAITSVFKAIHEGNPTNDLIAIKYLETLKEVANGQATKIFLPLETSSVLSSVGAIAELFKDVQTKQEKHSEENKEK; this is encoded by the coding sequence ATGTATGTCGTGCTAATTGCAATTGCATTTTTACTTCTGATTATTGCAGCAACAGGAATCAGGATTGTAAGGCCATACGAGCGGGGGTTAATTGAAAGATTGGGAAAGTTCAAGAAAGAAGTTAAGTCTGGTCTGCACTTCATAGTTCCTTTCTTCGACAGGATGATCAAAGTTGACATGAGAGAACATGTAATAGACGTTCCTCCTCAGGAAGTTATTACAAAAGATAATGTTGTCGTAGTTGTTGATGCTGTGATATATTACGAGGTAACAGATGCGTTCAAGTCTGTTTACAATGTCAGTAATTTTGAGTTCGCCACTATCAAGCTTGCTCAGACGAATTTGAGAAATGTGATAGGTGAACTCGAACTTGACCAAACACTAACGTCAAGAGAGAGTATAAATACTAAGTTAAGAACAGTTCTCGATGAGGCGACCGATAAATGGGGTATAAGAATTACGCGTGTTGAAATTAAGAAAATCGACCCACCGAAAGACATTATGGAAGCAATGAGTAAGCAGATGAAGGCTGAGAGGACAAAGAGAGCAGCCATACTTGAAGCAGAAGGTATCAGACAATCCGAAATTCTCAAAGCTGAGGGAGAAAAACAAGCAGCGATTCTGAAAGCAGAAGGTGAGGCTGAGGCAATTAAAAGAGTTGCCGAGGCGAACAAATACCGACTTATAGCTGAAGCTGAAGGTCAGGCACTTGCTATAACAAGTGTGTTTAAAGCCATCCATGAGGGTAATCCAACAAATGATCTCATAGCAATAAAATATCTTGAAACGCTCAAGGAAGTTGCTAACGGTCAGGCAACTAAGATATTCCTACCTTTGGAAACATCATCTGTCCTTTCGTCGGTAGGAGCAATAGCTGAGCTATTTAAAGATGTTCAAACAAAGCAAGAAAAGCATTCGGAGGAAAATAAAGAGAAATGA
- a CDS encoding NfeD family protein, giving the protein MISPVAFWIILGVLLMVLEIFTPTFFVFWFGLGSLAAAIVAYFYENTIFELLTFIVVSGILVLSTRKLAKKITGEEVRSINVDEIIGKEAIVIEQIDNKLGKGVVKVSGDMWRAVSVDDDVVIQSGEKVIIEKVEGAHVVVRPVFKPKEFENLKENKSDNL; this is encoded by the coding sequence ATGATTTCACCGGTAGCGTTTTGGATTATCTTGGGCGTTTTACTAATGGTTTTAGAGATATTCACACCAACATTTTTCGTATTCTGGTTTGGCCTTGGCAGCTTAGCAGCTGCCATTGTTGCCTACTTTTACGAGAACACTATCTTTGAGCTTCTTACATTTATAGTGGTGTCGGGTATACTAGTTTTGTCCACAAGAAAACTTGCCAAGAAAATAACAGGCGAAGAAGTAAGAAGTATCAATGTTGATGAAATCATTGGAAAAGAAGCAATAGTTATAGAACAAATTGATAATAAGTTGGGAAAAGGCGTAGTCAAGGTAAGCGGTGATATGTGGCGAGCTGTATCTGTTGATGATGATGTAGTAATACAAAGCGGAGAAAAGGTGATAATCGAAAAAGTGGAAGGCGCTCATGTCGTTGTTCGCCCAGTCTTTAAACCGAAAGAGTTTGAGAATTTAAAGGAGAATAAGTCAGATAATTTATAG
- a CDS encoding HD-GYP domain-containing protein, whose amino-acid sequence MLPDELVKLFKEAFGKEPICEDPSKGICISKENGYIVIRENGKVIAQFEDNEPDYGFILQYYAKKAGLFAPQDKYIEELLRSLFVNIIVLTEVEDKNGFSHSQRVAKLAEEFARYLGWDESNIQELRNHAFLHDVGKIAIEQLMLYSPTRLRTFEAHYEDHPTMGTIYLTIHESLWKYIPTVRHHHERWDGKGFPDKLKGEEIPYFARIIAILDYYDEVTNFVSADWDSEIKTPQQALKEIKSLAGTFFDPTIVEQFVNFMRDVYNINVQ is encoded by the coding sequence TTGTTACCGGACGAACTTGTAAAACTTTTCAAAGAGGCATTTGGCAAAGAACCAATATGTGAGGATCCAAGTAAGGGAATTTGTATATCGAAAGAGAACGGTTACATAGTCATAAGAGAAAATGGAAAAGTGATAGCACAATTTGAAGATAACGAACCTGATTATGGTTTCATTCTGCAATACTATGCGAAAAAAGCAGGTTTGTTTGCCCCCCAAGACAAATACATAGAAGAACTCTTGAGGTCACTTTTTGTCAACATAATCGTCTTAACAGAGGTAGAAGACAAGAATGGATTTTCCCATTCTCAACGGGTTGCCAAGCTAGCTGAAGAATTTGCGCGGTATCTTGGCTGGGATGAATCAAATATCCAAGAACTTAGAAATCACGCATTTTTACATGACGTGGGTAAAATAGCCATTGAACAACTGATGCTTTATTCGCCAACACGATTAAGAACATTTGAAGCTCACTACGAGGATCACCCGACGATGGGAACTATTTACCTAACAATACACGAAAGCCTATGGAAATATATCCCAACCGTCAGACATCACCATGAACGATGGGATGGAAAAGGATTTCCGGATAAACTGAAAGGTGAAGAAATACCATACTTTGCAAGAATAATCGCTATATTGGATTACTACGACGAAGTGACGAATTTCGTATCAGCTGATTGGGACAGTGAAATTAAAACTCCACAGCAAGCTCTAAAGGAAATAAAAAGTCTAGCAGGAACATTCTTTGACCCCACAATTGTCGAGCAATTTGTAAATTTTATGAGGGACGTTTACAACATAAATGTCCAGTAA
- the thrS gene encoding threonine--tRNA ligase → MIMQVRLPDGSIKIYDGPVTPGQIAREISEGLWRNAVGALVNGQLWDLERPIDFDCELKIVKLEDPEAAEIYRHTMSHIMAQAVMRIYGADKVKLGIGPTIENGFYYDFDIQDAKITEEDLAKIEEEMKKIIKEDLKIERFELPKAEAIELMKQRGQVYKVELIEEIPDEKVSFYKQGEFVDLCRGPHLPSTGKVKHFKLLSVSGAYWRGNEKNPMLQRIYGTAFAKKEDLENYLKMLEEAKKRDHRKLGPQLELFFINTDVAAGMPIFLPYGMTVLLELMNLSRKLHKKYGYKEVGTPLIMHEKLWRQSGHWDHYKNNMYFTEKEEVTYAVKPMNCPGHILIYKNKPVSYKDLPIRLFEFGRVHRYERGGVLHGLLRVRTFTQDDAHIFCREDQVVAEVTNVVKFIDELYSIFGFTYRATLSTMPEDHMGDEATWEKATQALRNALEETKVPYVVAEGEGAFYGPKIDFHVKDVIGREWQCATIQVDFQMPERFDITYKDADGTEKRPVMIHRALYGSLERFFGILIEHYAGAFPTWLAPVQVVVLPVSEKYVDYAKELSEKFDKYGIRVELDDRNETLGYRIRENQIRKVPYMIIVGEKEKESGKISVRTRDGKDIHDVDVEEFITKISEEINSRSISLTY, encoded by the coding sequence ATGATTATGCAAGTGAGATTACCTGATGGGAGTATAAAAATCTACGATGGACCTGTAACACCGGGTCAAATAGCGAGAGAAATTTCCGAGGGGCTATGGAGAAATGCCGTGGGAGCTTTGGTCAACGGTCAGTTGTGGGATTTGGAACGACCTATTGACTTCGATTGCGAGTTGAAAATAGTAAAGCTAGAAGACCCAGAAGCAGCAGAAATTTACAGACATACGATGTCACATATAATGGCCCAAGCTGTTATGAGAATTTACGGTGCTGACAAGGTTAAACTTGGTATTGGCCCAACTATTGAAAATGGGTTTTACTATGATTTTGACATTCAAGACGCAAAAATAACGGAAGAAGACTTAGCAAAGATAGAAGAAGAGATGAAGAAAATAATCAAAGAGGACTTGAAAATAGAAAGATTCGAGCTACCAAAAGCGGAAGCGATAGAGTTAATGAAGCAAAGAGGACAAGTTTATAAAGTAGAGCTTATAGAAGAAATTCCTGATGAAAAGGTGAGTTTTTACAAACAAGGTGAATTCGTTGACCTTTGTCGTGGCCCGCATCTACCAAGCACTGGCAAGGTGAAGCACTTTAAGTTACTTTCTGTTTCTGGTGCTTATTGGCGAGGTAATGAAAAAAATCCTATGCTCCAAAGAATCTACGGCACAGCCTTTGCTAAAAAGGAAGACCTTGAGAACTACCTGAAAATGCTTGAGGAAGCAAAGAAGAGAGATCACAGAAAACTCGGGCCTCAACTTGAATTGTTCTTTATAAATACAGATGTTGCAGCAGGTATGCCGATATTTTTACCGTACGGTATGACAGTACTTTTGGAGCTTATGAATCTTTCGAGGAAGTTGCACAAAAAATACGGTTACAAAGAAGTGGGGACTCCTTTAATAATGCATGAAAAACTGTGGCGTCAAAGTGGGCACTGGGACCATTACAAGAACAATATGTATTTCACAGAAAAAGAAGAAGTCACCTATGCTGTGAAACCAATGAACTGTCCTGGTCACATACTCATTTACAAAAACAAACCTGTTTCATATAAAGACCTTCCAATCAGATTGTTTGAATTTGGCAGAGTTCACAGATACGAACGTGGCGGGGTTTTGCACGGACTATTGAGAGTAAGGACGTTCACACAAGATGATGCACATATATTCTGTAGAGAAGACCAGGTCGTGGCAGAGGTCACCAATGTTGTTAAATTCATTGACGAACTCTACAGCATTTTTGGTTTCACATACCGTGCGACACTCAGCACAATGCCCGAAGACCACATGGGTGATGAGGCGACGTGGGAAAAAGCTACACAAGCGCTTAGGAACGCTTTGGAAGAAACGAAGGTTCCGTATGTTGTTGCGGAAGGTGAGGGTGCATTTTACGGTCCGAAGATTGACTTCCACGTTAAAGATGTGATTGGCAGAGAATGGCAGTGTGCAACTATCCAGGTAGATTTCCAAATGCCTGAACGCTTCGATATCACATACAAGGATGCCGATGGAACAGAGAAAAGACCAGTCATGATTCATAGAGCACTGTACGGTTCCCTTGAAAGATTTTTCGGTATTCTTATTGAACATTACGCAGGTGCATTCCCGACATGGCTTGCACCGGTTCAGGTTGTTGTGCTACCTGTTTCGGAAAAGTATGTTGATTACGCAAAGGAACTATCAGAAAAGTTTGACAAGTACGGCATAAGGGTAGAACTTGATGACCGTAACGAGACTCTTGGATATAGAATAAGGGAAAACCAAATTAGGAAAGTGCCGTATATGATAATCGTTGGTGAAAAAGAGAAAGAATCTGGAAAAATCTCGGTTAGGACACGTGATGGAAAAGACATCCACGATGTGGACGTCGAAGAATTCATAACAAAGATTTCGGAGGAAATAAATTCCAGAAGTATATCTCTGACTTATTAG